One genomic segment of Terriglobia bacterium includes these proteins:
- a CDS encoding ABC transporter permease, which translates to MAIPVVYNFRSVRQRWTSAIVAVLGIAGTVGVFVAVLSLAKGFKATLVASGSYDNALVRRAGSTSEIDSNVPLDQVKILQDAAGVARAGGQPLVSPEVILIAPFPLVTTGTDANVQVRGISPKTMDIRSRIKVVQGRMIQPGLFEMMIGRNVNHTYAGLALGNSVKFGGATWQVVGVFDAAGSAFDSELWCDAKVLKQVYHRPEEFFNSVTVHLTSPDAFQSFKDSITADPRLSVDIIREVEYYEKQSTLLSQMIKILGSIVAGIMAIGAVFGALNTMYSAVSERSREIATLRALGFGTASVVVSFLLEALLISFVGGAVGCLAVLPLNGLTTGAMNWQTFSHLAFAFQITVPLLGGGIIFALAMGIFGGLPPALRAARRPVAAALRGL; encoded by the coding sequence ATGGCCATACCCGTGGTTTACAACTTCCGCAGCGTGAGACAACGCTGGACGTCAGCCATTGTCGCCGTACTGGGGATAGCCGGCACGGTGGGCGTGTTCGTGGCCGTGCTTTCGCTGGCCAAGGGATTCAAGGCAACGCTGGTTGCATCGGGGTCGTACGACAACGCGCTGGTGCGACGCGCTGGATCAACTTCAGAAATTGACAGTAATGTTCCCCTGGACCAGGTGAAAATCCTGCAGGACGCCGCTGGCGTGGCCCGCGCCGGCGGCCAGCCGCTGGTGAGCCCAGAGGTCATACTGATTGCGCCCTTTCCGCTGGTCACAACCGGCACGGACGCCAATGTGCAAGTCCGCGGCATTTCCCCCAAGACCATGGACATCCGCAGCAGAATCAAAGTTGTCCAGGGGCGGATGATCCAGCCGGGACTTTTTGAAATGATGATTGGCCGCAACGTGAACCACACCTACGCCGGGCTGGCGCTGGGCAACTCCGTGAAATTCGGCGGTGCGACCTGGCAGGTGGTTGGCGTGTTTGACGCCGCTGGAAGCGCGTTTGACTCTGAGCTGTGGTGCGACGCTAAAGTCCTCAAGCAGGTCTATCACCGGCCGGAGGAATTCTTCAATTCCGTCACCGTGCACCTGACGTCGCCGGACGCATTTCAGTCGTTCAAAGACTCCATCACCGCCGATCCGCGGCTGAGCGTGGACATCATCCGCGAGGTGGAGTACTACGAGAAACAGTCAACGCTGCTGAGCCAGATGATCAAAATTCTGGGCTCGATTGTGGCCGGCATCATGGCGATAGGCGCGGTGTTTGGCGCGCTCAACACCATGTACTCCGCGGTGTCAGAACGCTCGCGGGAAATCGCCACGTTGCGCGCGCTGGGCTTTGGCACAGCCAGCGTGGTGGTGTCATTCCTGCTGGAAGCCTTGCTCATTTCCTTTGTCGGCGGGGCCGTGGGCTGCCTGGCCGTGCTGCCGCTGAACGGGCTCACCACCGGAGCCATGAACTGGCAGACTTTCTCCCATCTGGCTTTTGCGTTTCAGATCACCGTACCGTTGCTGGGCGGAGGAATTATTTTTGCGCTGGCCATGGGAATCTTCGGCGGACTGCCGCCGGCGTTGCGGGCGGCGCGGCGTCCAGTGGCAGCGGCGCTGCGCGGGCTGTAG
- a CDS encoding efflux RND transporter periplasmic adaptor subunit — protein sequence MSTPTLPPRNDLSSLKIDDRSRGSGKTGKRLGIFAAALGALLLVGSLLLALRGQKPLVEVSAARSAGDQRAQALLNASGYVTPRRRATVAAKVTGRVEQVYAEEGLQVRAGQVLALLDCSQPNAALASAKSDRDATAAALADLEVQLGNADRELARAKSLRDAGVNSAQALDTAQTLADSLRSKIALTKEQTRAAVSRINVAQQDVENCTVRAPFDGKVVSKDAQRGEIVSPISAGGGFTRTGIATVVDMKSLEVEVDVNESYIARVTAGQKVISTLDAYPDWQIPSTVRTVIPTADRQKATVKVRVSFDQLDPRILPDMGVKVAFLSEEPVKKANAPQARAIVPKSAVRNDGGTTIVFLVKDRKLERRAVSLGAEHGSDVEIMAGLSPGDNVVVRGGEGLREGQSVDVKQ from the coding sequence ATGAGTACACCTACCCTTCCACCACGGAACGACTTGAGCTCGCTGAAGATTGACGACCGCTCGCGCGGCTCCGGCAAGACCGGCAAGCGGCTGGGAATCTTTGCCGCGGCGCTGGGTGCGCTGTTGCTGGTGGGAAGTCTGCTGCTGGCGTTGCGTGGACAGAAGCCGCTGGTGGAGGTGTCAGCTGCGCGGAGCGCGGGCGACCAGCGCGCGCAAGCGCTGCTGAACGCCAGCGGATACGTCACGCCGCGCCGCCGGGCGACGGTGGCGGCCAAGGTCACGGGCCGCGTGGAACAGGTCTACGCCGAAGAGGGATTGCAAGTCCGCGCGGGCCAGGTGCTGGCGCTGTTGGATTGCTCGCAACCCAACGCGGCGCTGGCGTCGGCGAAGAGTGACCGCGACGCCACGGCGGCCGCGCTGGCGGACTTGGAAGTCCAGTTGGGCAATGCCGATCGCGAACTGGCGCGCGCCAAGTCCTTGCGCGACGCGGGCGTGAACAGCGCGCAAGCTCTGGACACGGCGCAGACTCTCGCCGACAGTCTGCGCTCGAAGATTGCCCTGACCAAAGAGCAAACACGCGCGGCGGTATCGCGCATCAACGTAGCGCAGCAGGATGTGGAAAACTGCACGGTGCGGGCGCCGTTCGATGGCAAGGTGGTCTCCAAAGACGCGCAGCGCGGCGAGATCGTCTCGCCTATCTCCGCCGGCGGCGGGTTCACGCGCACGGGCATCGCCACGGTGGTGGACATGAAGTCGCTGGAAGTGGAAGTAGACGTGAACGAATCGTACATCGCTCGCGTTACCGCCGGGCAGAAAGTGATTTCCACGCTGGACGCCTACCCCGACTGGCAGATTCCATCCACGGTGCGCACGGTCATTCCTACGGCTGACCGGCAGAAAGCCACGGTGAAAGTCAGGGTATCGTTTGACCAGCTTGACCCGCGCATCCTGCCGGACATGGGCGTGAAGGTCGCGTTCTTGAGCGAGGAGCCGGTGAAAAAAGCCAACGCTCCGCAAGCACGCGCGATTGTCCCCAAGTCCGCGGTGCGGAATGACGGCGGGACGACCATCGTCTTCCTGGTAAAAGACCGCAAGCTGGAACGCCGTGCGGTGAGCCTGGGGGCCGAACACGGCAGCGACGTGGAGATTATGGCCGGGCTGTCACCGGGCGACAATGTGGTGGTGCGCGGCGGAGAAGGCCTGCGTGAAGGCCAGAGCGTTGACGTTAAACAATGA
- a CDS encoding ABC transporter ATP-binding protein gives MVRVDGKGTSSLISARGLDKKYSRGGEEIHVLQGLNLDVDQGDFVAFMGPSGSGKTTLLNLLGGLDVPSAGSITVAGDEITHMSRGSLTEWRARHVGFVFQMYNLIPVLTAFQNVELPLLLTSLSKAERRKHVETALDLVGLSDRIHHYPRQLSGGQEQRVTIARAIVSDPTFLLCDEPTGDLDRKSADEIMELITRLVGEFKKTVLMVTHDPVVAQRAHATLHLDKGALVEAGKRENAMAGGGR, from the coding sequence ATGGTACGTGTTGACGGAAAAGGAACTTCAAGCCTGATCAGCGCGCGCGGGCTGGACAAGAAATATTCGCGCGGCGGAGAAGAAATCCACGTGCTGCAAGGACTGAACCTGGACGTGGACCAGGGCGATTTTGTGGCGTTTATGGGCCCCAGCGGCTCGGGCAAAACCACGCTCCTGAACCTGCTGGGCGGGCTGGATGTGCCGTCGGCGGGCAGCATTACTGTGGCGGGCGACGAAATCACCCACATGTCGCGCGGGTCGCTCACCGAGTGGCGGGCCCGGCACGTGGGATTCGTGTTCCAGATGTACAACCTCATCCCGGTGCTCACGGCGTTTCAGAACGTGGAGCTGCCGCTGCTGCTTACTTCGCTTTCCAAGGCGGAACGCCGCAAGCACGTGGAGACCGCGCTGGACCTGGTGGGCCTGAGCGACCGCATCCACCACTATCCGCGGCAGCTCTCCGGCGGACAGGAGCAGCGCGTGACCATTGCGCGGGCCATTGTGTCCGACCCAACGTTTCTGCTGTGCGACGAGCCGACAGGCGACCTGGACCGCAAGAGCGCGGACGAGATCATGGAACTGATCACCCGGCTGGTGGGCGAATTTAAGAAGACCGTGCTGATGGTGACCCACGATCCGGTGGTGGCGCAGCGGGCCCATGCCACGCTGCATCTGGACAAGGGCGCGCTAGTGGAGGCCGGCAAACGGGAGAACGCCATGGCCGGAGGTGGACGATGA
- a CDS encoding FtsX-like permease family protein, with product MKFRGLILANLFRKKMRLVLTIGSFAVAMCLFGLLVVIKDAFNQGVDVAGADRLIATNRIGLVNPLPLSYRDRLLQIPGVKEVTHANWFGGVYQDPKNFFPQFVIDVENHRKVFPEFKIPEDQWQNFVKDRQGAIVGAFTAKRFGWKVGDHIPIQGTFLPGTWEFNIDGIYQGTRAKDDETQFWFHWDNFENYLEQNKVNRYLGMVGWYTIKVDNPDNSLRVAKATDALFSNSDYETRTDSEAAFAAGFAKQMGNIAFLIQSIGAIVFFTLLLVTGNTMAIAVRERTAELAVLKAVGYSDRFVLFLVLSESAVIALVGGVIGLLLAKGFTLLPANANPVRAFLPLLYLSGQMFLIGVAAALLVGAVSGFAPALGAMRLRVVDALRRV from the coding sequence ATGAAATTCCGCGGCTTGATCCTGGCCAACCTGTTTCGCAAGAAAATGCGCCTGGTGCTCACCATCGGCTCCTTCGCCGTGGCCATGTGCCTGTTTGGTCTGCTGGTGGTGATCAAAGACGCTTTCAATCAGGGCGTGGATGTGGCCGGCGCGGACCGGCTGATCGCCACCAACCGCATTGGCCTGGTGAATCCTCTGCCCTTGTCGTATCGCGACCGGCTGCTGCAAATTCCCGGGGTAAAGGAAGTCACGCACGCCAACTGGTTCGGCGGCGTCTATCAGGACCCCAAAAACTTTTTCCCGCAGTTTGTGATTGACGTGGAAAACCACCGCAAGGTGTTTCCAGAGTTCAAAATCCCGGAAGACCAATGGCAGAACTTTGTGAAGGACCGCCAGGGGGCCATCGTGGGCGCGTTCACCGCCAAACGCTTCGGCTGGAAAGTGGGCGACCACATTCCCATCCAAGGCACCTTCCTGCCGGGGACCTGGGAATTCAACATTGACGGCATCTACCAGGGCACGCGCGCCAAGGACGATGAAACCCAGTTCTGGTTCCACTGGGACAATTTTGAAAACTATCTGGAGCAAAACAAGGTCAACCGCTACCTGGGCATGGTGGGCTGGTACACCATCAAGGTGGACAATCCGGACAATTCCTTGCGCGTCGCCAAAGCGACGGACGCGCTATTTTCAAACTCTGATTATGAAACGCGCACGGACAGCGAAGCGGCCTTTGCCGCCGGATTTGCCAAGCAGATGGGAAACATCGCGTTTCTCATCCAGAGCATCGGCGCAATCGTGTTCTTCACCCTGCTGCTGGTCACCGGCAACACCATGGCCATAGCCGTCCGTGAGCGGACGGCGGAGCTTGCGGTGCTGAAGGCCGTGGGGTATTCAGACCGGTTTGTGCTGTTTCTGGTGCTGAGCGAATCCGCGGTGATCGCGCTGGTGGGCGGAGTGATTGGCCTGCTGCTGGCCAAAGGATTTACGCTGCTGCCGGCCAACGCAAACCCAGTCAGGGCGTTCCTGCCGCTGCTGTATCTTTCCGGTCAAATGTTCCTGATTGGCGTGGCCGCGGCCCTGCTGGTGGGCGCGGTGAGCGGCTTTGCACCGGCGCTGGGCGCCATGCGCCTGCGCGTGGTGGACGCGCTGAGGAGAGTGTGA
- a CDS encoding beta-propeller fold lactonase family protein: protein MKKLFAIVLLLALLPAQLLAWGPKGHATIGDVAESRLAPQARANVRLLLGADTLASVASWPDQVRKEHDESYDWHFVDIPKDAAGFSRERDCFRPQDKHKDALTDHHNCVVDRIEMFTKVLTDANASRTERAEALKWIVHFVGDIHQPLHAVEEARGGNDIKLPVFGNPQCGDYPCNLHWVWDSILMEHAGLNQEEYAVRVELVIRLGQLEGKAGGTPEDWANESHLQARKILDDKPAAIDEAYYKANAGLVDKKVALAGLRLAKWLNDSLGKIPTSQLENDLKAHGGAAEMQASPNKPPQASLSKPSQALPSEILPTGMSITPTAARGSILLPLNPDMPGRPEFTADHPITTALSPDGNTLLALTSGFNRISDIKAKAVPEFSNEYVFVFDVTQNPDARQSAPIKRQALQVANTHMGMAWAPDGRHFYVAGGSDDNVHVFKKNDALWAEALPPIALGHKAGLGINTDEMVKGKATKPLAAGLAVSADGTWLVVANNMNDSVSVIDLAAKKVVAELDLRPGKNDPAKKGVAGGEYPYGVAFKSNDKVYVSSLRDREIVVLDLHATPAVVGRIKTRGQPGKMLLNKEQTVLFAVADNSDSVVLVDTTKDRVVAEIKTAAPAGMMAAMKGKGVNPTGLALSPDEKTLYVSNGGTNSVAVIRLDRDLDDSQVVGLIPTGWYPNAVSVSADGRFLYVANAKSPAGPNPKACRQGYRTEGDRPCALDQQYVWQLEKGSLGVVPLPTPAELQNLTAQVARNNHFAAQNPADTARSEKLFAFLRTKIRHVIYIVKENRSYDQVLGDLEKGNGDPKLNIFPEAMTPNHHELARRFVTLDNFYDSGEVSGNGWNWSTAARATDFVERTIPLDYAQRGVGYDVEGINRGINVGASKPKERIRGKVDDPDDLLPGTADVGAPDGPEDEASAGYLWDSALRAGLSVRNYGFFVDLAYYSKTPEGVPPVPLLHDPHRSGTRVAFPTKQALESITDPYFRSFDMRFADYWRFKEWEREFDDYAKRDKFPSLELLRLPHDHFGLFKEAQDGVNTVETQIADNDYAIGMVAEKIAHSKYAGSTLIFIIEDDAQNGPDHVDAHRSIAYVIGPYVKHGAVVSEHYTTVSVLRTIEEVLGIRALGLYDALQPPMTDVFSEKQAEWSYTARVPAVLRTTKLPLPPKKAGAKAASSGAQHDAEYWAAKTRGFDFSVEDKLDSESFNRVLWEGLKGAEQPYPEGPSGDDLRKNRRELLRSVKPGLSPTSP, encoded by the coding sequence ATGAAAAAGCTTTTTGCGATCGTGCTTCTGCTTGCCTTGCTTCCTGCGCAGCTTCTTGCCTGGGGACCGAAAGGCCACGCCACCATCGGCGACGTTGCCGAATCGCGCCTGGCGCCGCAGGCCCGGGCCAACGTGCGGCTGCTTCTGGGCGCGGACACGCTGGCGTCCGTCGCCAGTTGGCCGGACCAGGTACGCAAAGAGCACGACGAAAGTTATGACTGGCACTTTGTGGACATCCCCAAGGACGCGGCGGGCTTCTCCCGCGAGCGCGACTGCTTCCGCCCGCAGGACAAACACAAAGACGCGCTGACCGACCACCACAACTGCGTGGTGGACCGCATTGAAATGTTCACCAAGGTGCTGACGGATGCCAACGCTTCGCGCACGGAGCGCGCGGAAGCGCTCAAGTGGATCGTGCACTTTGTGGGGGACATCCACCAGCCGCTGCACGCGGTGGAGGAAGCCCGCGGCGGGAATGACATTAAATTGCCGGTGTTCGGCAACCCGCAGTGCGGCGACTATCCCTGCAACCTGCATTGGGTGTGGGACAGCATTCTGATGGAGCACGCTGGGCTCAACCAGGAAGAATACGCGGTGCGCGTGGAACTGGTGATCCGGCTGGGACAACTGGAGGGGAAGGCTGGAGGAACGCCGGAGGATTGGGCGAACGAATCGCATCTCCAGGCGCGGAAGATTCTGGATGACAAGCCGGCCGCGATAGACGAGGCATATTACAAAGCCAATGCCGGCCTGGTGGACAAGAAAGTAGCGCTGGCCGGATTGCGCTTGGCCAAATGGCTGAACGATTCGCTGGGCAAGATCCCCACCAGCCAGCTTGAAAATGACCTGAAGGCGCACGGCGGCGCGGCGGAGATGCAGGCTTCTCCTAACAAACCGCCGCAGGCTTCTCTGAGCAAACCGTCGCAGGCGCTGCCTTCGGAAATTTTGCCGACGGGCATGAGCATCACGCCGACCGCGGCGCGCGGGTCGATTTTGTTGCCGCTCAATCCGGACATGCCGGGCAGGCCGGAGTTCACCGCCGATCATCCCATCACCACGGCGCTCAGCCCGGACGGCAACACGCTGTTGGCGCTGACCAGCGGGTTCAATCGCATCTCTGACATCAAAGCCAAGGCGGTGCCTGAGTTCTCGAACGAGTACGTATTTGTGTTTGACGTTACGCAGAATCCAGACGCGCGACAGAGCGCTCCGATAAAACGCCAAGCATTGCAAGTGGCCAACACGCACATGGGAATGGCATGGGCTCCGGATGGCAGGCACTTCTATGTAGCTGGCGGGTCGGATGACAACGTTCACGTGTTTAAAAAAAATGACGCGCTCTGGGCGGAAGCACTGCCGCCGATCGCGCTGGGGCACAAGGCGGGTCTGGGCATCAACACGGACGAGATGGTCAAGGGCAAAGCGACCAAGCCGCTGGCGGCGGGACTGGCGGTGAGCGCGGACGGAACGTGGCTGGTCGTCGCCAACAACATGAATGATTCGGTGTCGGTCATTGATCTTGCCGCAAAGAAAGTCGTTGCCGAGCTGGATTTGCGTCCGGGGAAGAATGATCCGGCGAAGAAGGGCGTTGCGGGCGGCGAGTATCCGTACGGCGTGGCTTTCAAAAGCAACGACAAGGTTTACGTCTCCAGCTTGCGCGACCGCGAGATTGTGGTGCTGGACCTGCACGCGACGCCGGCGGTGGTTGGGAGAATCAAAACGCGCGGCCAGCCGGGGAAGATGCTGTTGAACAAAGAGCAGACGGTGCTGTTCGCCGTCGCCGACAATAGCGACTCGGTGGTGCTGGTGGACACGACGAAAGACCGCGTCGTGGCGGAGATCAAGACGGCAGCGCCGGCGGGCATGATGGCAGCGATGAAGGGCAAGGGCGTGAACCCCACGGGTCTGGCGCTATCGCCGGACGAGAAGACGCTTTACGTCAGCAACGGGGGAACGAATTCCGTAGCCGTAATCCGCCTGGACCGCGATTTGGATGACAGCCAGGTTGTCGGGCTGATTCCCACCGGATGGTATCCCAACGCGGTGAGCGTGAGCGCGGACGGGCGCTTCCTTTATGTGGCGAACGCCAAGTCCCCGGCGGGGCCGAACCCCAAGGCCTGCCGGCAGGGGTATAGGACTGAAGGCGATCGCCCATGCGCTCTGGACCAGCAGTATGTCTGGCAACTGGAGAAAGGCTCGCTCGGAGTGGTTCCACTCCCCACGCCGGCGGAGTTACAGAATCTAACGGCGCAGGTAGCGCGCAACAACCACTTCGCTGCGCAAAACCCCGCAGACACCGCAAGAAGCGAGAAGCTTTTCGCCTTTCTGCGGACTAAGATTCGCCACGTGATTTACATCGTGAAGGAAAACCGCAGCTACGACCAGGTGCTGGGCGACCTGGAGAAAGGCAATGGCGATCCTAAGCTGAATATCTTTCCTGAAGCCATGACGCCCAACCATCACGAACTGGCGCGGCGATTTGTGACGCTGGACAACTTCTATGACAGCGGCGAGGTCAGCGGCAACGGCTGGAACTGGAGCACGGCGGCGCGGGCCACCGACTTTGTGGAACGCACCATTCCACTGGACTACGCCCAGCGCGGCGTTGGCTACGACGTGGAAGGCATCAACCGGGGCATCAATGTGGGCGCGAGCAAACCGAAAGAACGAATCCGCGGCAAGGTGGATGATCCGGATGATCTGCTGCCGGGGACGGCGGACGTGGGCGCGCCGGACGGTCCGGAAGACGAAGCCAGCGCGGGTTACCTGTGGGACTCCGCGCTGCGCGCCGGGCTCAGCGTCCGCAACTACGGATTCTTCGTGGACCTGGCGTATTACTCCAAGACGCCGGAGGGCGTCCCGCCGGTACCGCTTTTGCATGATCCGCATAGGAGCGGCACGCGGGTGGCGTTCCCCACCAAGCAGGCGCTGGAGAGCATCACCGACCCGTATTTCCGCAGCTTTGATATGCGCTTTGCCGACTACTGGCGCTTCAAGGAATGGGAACGCGAGTTTGACGATTACGCCAAGCGGGACAAATTCCCCAGCCTGGAGCTGCTGCGGCTGCCGCATGATCACTTCGGCCTTTTCAAAGAAGCCCAGGACGGCGTGAACACGGTGGAAACCCAGATTGCCGATAACGATTACGCCATCGGCATGGTGGCGGAGAAGATCGCGCACAGCAAATATGCGGGCAGCACGTTGATTTTTATCATCGAAGACGATGCGCAGAATGGTCCGGACCACGTGGACGCGCACCGCAGCATCGCGTACGTGATTGGGCCGTACGTGAAACACGGCGCGGTGGTTTCCGAACACTACACCACGGTGAGCGTGCTGCGGACGATCGAGGAAGTCCTGGGCATCAGGGCGCTGGGGCTGTATGACGCGCTGCAGCCGCCGATGACCGACGTGTTCAGCGAGAAACAAGCGGAGTGGAGCTACACGGCGCGTGTCCCGGCGGTTCTGCGGACCACGAAGCTGCCGTTGCCGCCGAAGAAAGCGGGCGCCAAGGCCGCGTCTTCCGGGGCGCAACATGACGCCGAGTACTGGGCGGCGAAGACGCGAGGGTTTGACTTCAGCGTGGAAGACAAACTGGATAGCGAGTCCTTTAACCGAGTGCTGTGGGAAGGGTTGAAGGGCGCGGAACAGCCGTATCCGGAAGGGCCCAGCGGGGACGATCTGCGGAAGAACAGGCGGGAGCTGCTGCGGAGCGTCAAGCCCGGCCTATCGCCGACGTCGCCGTAA